In Equus przewalskii isolate Varuska chromosome 31, EquPr2, whole genome shotgun sequence, one genomic interval encodes:
- the LOC139080597 gene encoding uncharacterized protein C10orf95-like has product MAAPAGHGPARTLAAAGAAGMGAGRRRVRPSVCPSVRPSARERARGAAASPLSPLSHTGGEGGGWKGPECDGGEARSVTLWKMSPPSSPPPPPPRSPVCLSVRPSVRPPAGPSAGGRRAEGGGRTRTRGRGGGWPAAGDAAGKRRNHCGARPARLSAPPAAVSARRRRRRRLPSLPPADGEGGSATSRGSQALSACLSGDALGLPPPQPAPLGRPRSRRRRRCGVPAAARDAASRRGH; this is encoded by the coding sequence ATGGCGGCGCCCGCGGGGCACGGGCCGGCGCGGACCCTCGCGGCCGCCGGCGCGGCGGGCATGGGAGCGGGGCGGCGCCGCGTCCGTCCCTCCGTctgtccgtccgtccgtccgtccgccCGCGAGCGCGCGCGTGGCGCCGCCGCCTCCCCTTTGTCTCCCCTCAGTCACACGGGCGGCGAGGGCGGAGGCTGGAAGGGCCCGGAATGTGACGGGGGGGAGGCTCGCTCAGTCACGTTGTGGAAAATGTCCCCGCCATCgtcgccgccgcccccgccccctcgcTCGCCCGTCTGTctgtccgtccgtccgtccgtccgccCTCCCGCGGGACCCTCGGCCGGTgggcggagggcggagggcggaggCCGAACGCGCACGCGCGGGCGGGGTGGAGGGTGGCCGGCCGCGGGAGACGCCGCGGGGAAACGCCGAAACCACTGCGGCGCCCGCCCGGCCCGCCTCAGCGCTCCCCCCGCCGCCGTctccgcccgccgccgccgccgccgccgcctcccgaGTCTTCCTCCCGCCGACGGCGAAGGCGGCAGTGCGACAAGTCGTGGGTCCCAGGCTCTGAGTGCCTGCCTCAGCGGGGATGCCCTTGGATTGCCGCCCCCTCAGCCGGCCCCCCTCGGCCGCccccgcagccgccgccgccgccgctgcggTGTTCCGGCTGCGGCACGGGACGCAGCGAGCCGACGCGGGCACTGA